A window from Festucalex cinctus isolate MCC-2025b chromosome 4, RoL_Fcin_1.0, whole genome shotgun sequence encodes these proteins:
- the ppfia1 gene encoding liprin-alpha-1 isoform X6, with protein MMCEVMPTISETEGPNGGGTGRRGSSSPLQSDSEGHFESLMVSMLEERDRLLETLRETQENLSLAQGKLHEVGHERDSLQRQLNTALPQEFAALTKEVNMCREQLLEKEEEIAELKAERNNTRLLLEHLECLVSRHERSLRMTVVKRQAQSPAGVSSEVEVLKALKSLFEHHKALDEKVRERLRVALERCSALEEQLTMSHKELAYLREKSCQKRGLADGTSEVNHNSENTPSTNGKRSSDGSLSQEDESGPGFGKVGELQEVVDRQTADLGQMKERMAAMASRNSELEEDLDTARKDLIKSEDMNTRLQRDLRESMAQKEDMEERITTLEKRYLAAQREATSVHDLNDKLENEVANKESLFRQTEDRNRQLQEKLELAEQKLQQTIRKAETLPEVEAELAQRVAALTKAEERHGNVEERLRQHEAQLEEKNQELLRARQREKMNEDHNKRLSETVDKLLSESNERLQLHLKERMSALEDKNALIRELEHTKKLIEESHHEKEQLLIQIETLRAENEQGRSRSNSLLHGRSQLGSTPDFRYPVSASSMMDSNSDHYGSALVLRRPQKGRVAALRDEPSKVQTLNEQEWERVQQANVLANVAQAFESDMDASDLEEDRETIFSSVDLLSPGGQADAQTLALMLQEQLDAINNEIRMIQEEKENTAIRAEEIECRVGSGDNLGGRFRSMSSLPPSLCAGSPIGSSPPGSGHSTPRRIPHSPHRELDRMGVMTLPSDLRKHRRKSAQDDKTTIQCETSPPTTPRSMHLNREAGHAASHEDIRDIRGLIGIQDGQGSNPSSSNSSQDSLNKAAKKKSIKSSIGRLFGKKEKGRIPGKDSPSQAGTPEAESSPKDGLGMSTLGGPAEKNRKLQKKHELLDEARRQGLPFAQWDGPTVVVWLELWVGMPAWYVAACRANVKSGAIMSALSDTEIQREIGISNPLHRLKLRLAIQEIMSLTSPSAPPTSRTTLAYGDMNHEWIGNEWLPSLGLPQYRSYFMESLVDARMLDHLTKKDLRGQLKMVDSFHRNSFQCGVMCLRRLNYDRKELERRREESQLEFNDVLVWSNERLINWVQAIGLKEYSANLYESGVHGALLSLDETFDHNTLALLLQIPTQNTQARATLEREYNSLLAIGTDRRMEEDDDKNFRRAPSWRKKFRPKDMRGVPLGVSDTLPANFRVTSSNTSSASTQPKRSPMDGNRWSEDEGEFPAFKTRMMN; from the exons GAGTTTGCAGCACTAACAAAAGAGGTAAACATGTGCCGGGAACAACTTCTAGAAAAGGAGGAAGAGATTGCAGAACTGAAAGCTGAGAGAAACAACACACGG CTCCTCTTGGAGCATTTGGAGTGCCTGGTTTCTCGTCATGAACGTAGTCTGAGGATGACGGTAGTGAAACGCCAAGCTCAGTCTCCTGCAGGAGTCTCAAGTGAAGTGGAAGTCCTAAAAGCCCTTAAGTCACTTTTTGAACACCATAAAGCCCTTGATGAGAAG gtAAGGGAGAGGCTGCGAGTCGCCTTGGAAAGATGCAGTGCTTTGGAGGAACAACTCACCATGTCACACAAAGAG TTGGCTTACCTCAGGGAGAAGAGCTGCCAGAAGAGGGGATTGGCAGATGGAACCAGTGAGGTCAACCACAACTCTGAAAATACACCAAGCACTAATGGGAAG CGGTCATCTGATGGATCACTCAGTCAGGAGGATGAGTCGGGTCCTGGTTTCGGCAAGGTTGGGGAACTCCAGGAAGTGGTCGACCGACAGACCGCTGATCTGGGCCAGATGAAGGAGCGCATGGCTGCAATGGCATCCCGAAACAGTGAGCTGGAGGAAGATCTGGACACCGCCAGAAAAGACCTCATCAAGTCTGAAGACATGAATACACGATTACAAAGAGACCTCAGAGAA TCTATGGCTCAGAAGGAGGATATGGAAGAAAGGATCACCACTCTGGAGAAGCGCTACCTGGCAGCTCAGCGGGAGGCTACATCCGTCCACGACCTGAATGACAAGCTGGAGAATGAAGTAGCTAACAAGGAGTCCCTCTTTAGACAA ACTGAAGACCGAAACCGGCAGCTCCAAGAGAAACTGGAACTAGCTGAGCAGAAGCTGCAGCAGACTATCCGGAAAGCCGAGACTCTGCCAGAGGTGGAGGCTGAACTAGCACAAAGAGTAGCTGCCCTCACTAAG GCAGAGGAACGCCATGGTAATGTGGAAGAGAGATTGAGGCAGCATGAGGCCCAGTTGGAGGAAAAGAACCAGGAACTGCTCAGG GCAAGGCAGAGAGAGAAGATGAATGAGGATCACAACAAGCGTCTTTCTGAGACAGTGGACAAGCTCCTGTCTGAGTCCAATGAGAGACTCCAGCTTCACCTTAAAGAGAGGATGTCTGCTCTGGAGGACAAG AATGCCCTCATAAGGGAACTGGAGCACACCAAAAAGCTGATTGAGGAGTCTCACCATGAAAAG GAACAACTCTTGATTCAGATCGAAACGTTGAGGGCCGAAAATGAGCAGGGTAGAAGCAGGAGCAACTCGTTACTTCATGG GCGATCACAGCTGGGAAGCACCCCAGATTTCAGGTATCCAGTGTCTGCTTCCTCTATGATGGACAGCAACTCAGATCACTATGGCAGTGCTCTTGTATTGAGGCGGCCCCAAAAAGGAAGAGTAGCAGCACTTCGAGATGAGCCATCCAAG GTGCAGACCCTTAATGAGCAGGAGTGGGAGCGTGTCCAACAGGCCAATGTGCTTGCTAATGTGGCCCAGGCTTTTGAGAGTGATATGGATGCCTCAGACCTGGAAGAGGACAGAGAGACTATCTTCAGCTCTGTTGATCTTCTGTCGCCTGGTGGTCAGGCAGATGCACAGACACTGGCCTTAATGCTGCAGGAGCAACTTGACGCTATCAACAATGAAATTAG AATGATTCAAGAAGAGAAGGAAAACACAGCCATCCGAGCTGAGGAGATTGAGTGCAGGGTGGGCAGTGGCGACAACCTTGGAGGACGTTTCCGCTCAATGAGCTCCTTACCGCCTTCACTGTGTGCAGGCTCTCCTATTGGCAGCTCTCCTCCAGGCTCTGGCCACTCAACACCAAGACGTATTCCTCATAGCCCCCACAGAGAATTAGACCGGATGGGTGTCATGACCCTG CCTAGTGACCTGCGCAAGCACCGCAGGAAG TCTGCTCAGGATGACAAAACCACTATTCAGTGTGAGACATCACCCCCCACCACTCCACGCTCTATGCACCTAAACAGGGAAGCTGGTCATGCTGCCAGCCACGAGGACATAAGAGACATTCGAGG TCTGATTGGCATACAAGATGGGCAGGGTAGCAACCCCAGCAGCAGTAACAGCAGCCAGGACTCTCTCAACAAAGCAGCCAAAAAGAAGAGCATTAAGTCTTCTATTGGACGCCTTTTCGGGAAGAAGGAAAAGGGCCGCATTCCTGGAAAGGACTCTCCCAGTCAAG CTGGTACTCCTGAAGCAGAGAGCTCACCTAAGGATGGCCTTGGAATGAGCACCCTGGGAGGCCCTGCAGAAAAGAACAGAAAACTGCAGAAGAA GCATGAACTGTTAGATGAAGCGCGCAGGCAGGGCCTGCCTTTTGCACAATGGGATGGACCAACCGTTGTCGTTTGGCTTGAG CTGTGGGTGGGCATGCCTGCTTGGTATGTAGCAGCTTGCCGTGCAAACGTAAAGAGCGGAGCCATTATGTCAGCACTTTCCGACACTGAAATCCAGAGGGAGATTGGCATCAGCAACCCATTACATCGTTTAAAACTTCGTCTTGCCATCCAGGAAATCATGTCGCTCACCAGTCCTTCTGCTCCTCCCACCTCCAGAACG ACATTGGCGTATGGAGACATGAATCACGAATGGATCGGTAATGAGTGGCTACCCAGCTTGGGTCTACCACAGTATCGTTCATACTTCATGGAGTCCCTGGTGGACGCCCGCATGCTTGATCACCTTACCAAGAAAGACCTCCGCGGACAGCTGAAGATGGTTGACAGTTTCCACAG GAACAGTTTTCAGTGCGGAGTAATGTGTTTAAGGAGGCTCAACTATGACCGGAAAGAGCTGGAGAGGAGAAGGGAAGAGTCTCAGCTGGAGTTTAATG ATGTGCTAGTGTGGAGTAACGAGCGTCTGATAAATTGGGTTCAGGCTATCGGGCTGAAAGAGTACAGTGCCAACCTGTATGAAAGTGGTGTCCATGGCGCATTGCTCTCCCTGGATGAAACCTTTGATCACAATACCCTGGCACTACTGCTGCAAATTCCCACACAGAACACTCAG GCCAGAGCAACTCTTGAGCGGGAATACAACAGTTTGCTGGCCATTGGTACAGACAGGAGGATGGAAGAG GATGACGACAAGAACTTCCGTCGAGCTCCCTCATGGAGAAAGAAGTTCAGACCCAAAGACATGAGGGGGGTGCCTTTGGGAGTTTCCGACACTCTGCCCGCCAATTTCAGGGTGACCAGCAGCAACACATCATCTGCCTCCACACAGCCAAAGAGGAGCCCAATGGACG GTAACCGCTGGTCAGAAGACGAAGGGGAATTCCCTGCTTTCAAGACCAGGATGATGAACTAA
- the ppfia1 gene encoding liprin-alpha-1 isoform X5: MMCEVMPTISETEGPNGGGTGRRGSSSPLQSDSEGHFESLMVSMLEERDRLLETLRETQENLSLAQGKLHEVGHERDSLQRQLNTALPQEFAALTKEVNMCREQLLEKEEEIAELKAERNNTRLLLEHLECLVSRHERSLRMTVVKRQAQSPAGVSSEVEVLKALKSLFEHHKALDEKVRERLRVALERCSALEEQLTMSHKELAYLREKSCQKRGLADGTSEVNHNSENTPSTNGKRSSDGSLSQEDESGPGFGKVGELQEVVDRQTADLGQMKERMAAMASRNSELEEDLDTARKDLIKSEDMNTRLQRDLRESMAQKEDMEERITTLEKRYLAAQREATSVHDLNDKLENEVANKESLFRQTEDRNRQLQEKLELAEQKLQQTIRKAETLPEVEAELAQRVAALTKAEERHGNVEERLRQHEAQLEEKNQELLRARQREKMNEDHNKRLSETVDKLLSESNERLQLHLKERMSALEDKNALIRELEHTKKLIEESHHEKEQLLIQIETLRAENEQGRSRSNSLLHGRSQLGSTPDFRYPVSASSMMDSNSDHYGSALVLRRPQKGRVAALRDEPSKVQTLNEQEWERVQQANVLANVAQAFESDMDASDLEEDRETIFSSVDLLSPGGQADAQTLALMLQEQLDAINNEIRMIQEEKENTAIRAEEIECRVGSGDNLGGRFRSMSSLPPSLCAGSPIGSSPPGSGHSTPRRIPHSPHRELDRMGVMTLPSDLRKHRRKSAQDDKTTIQCETSPPTTPRSMHLNREAGHAASHEDIRDIRGLIGIQDGQGSNPSSSNSSQDSLNKAAKKKSIKSSIGRLFGKKEKGRIPGKDSPSQAGTPEAESSPKDGLGMSTLGGPAEKNRKLQKKHELLDEARRQGLPFAQWDGPTVVVWLELWVGMPAWYVAACRANVKSGAIMSALSDTEIQREIGISNPLHRLKLRLAIQEIMSLTSPSAPPTSRTEDDESSWAQTLAYGDMNHEWIGNEWLPSLGLPQYRSYFMESLVDARMLDHLTKKDLRGQLKMVDSFHRNSFQCGVMCLRRLNYDRKELERRREESQLEFNDVLVWSNERLINWVQAIGLKEYSANLYESGVHGALLSLDETFDHNTLALLLQIPTQNTQARATLEREYNSLLAIGTDRRMEEDDDKNFRRAPSWRKKFRPKDMRGVPLGVSDTLPANFRVTSSNTSSASTQPKRSPMDGNRWSEDEGEFPAFKTRMMN, translated from the exons GAGTTTGCAGCACTAACAAAAGAGGTAAACATGTGCCGGGAACAACTTCTAGAAAAGGAGGAAGAGATTGCAGAACTGAAAGCTGAGAGAAACAACACACGG CTCCTCTTGGAGCATTTGGAGTGCCTGGTTTCTCGTCATGAACGTAGTCTGAGGATGACGGTAGTGAAACGCCAAGCTCAGTCTCCTGCAGGAGTCTCAAGTGAAGTGGAAGTCCTAAAAGCCCTTAAGTCACTTTTTGAACACCATAAAGCCCTTGATGAGAAG gtAAGGGAGAGGCTGCGAGTCGCCTTGGAAAGATGCAGTGCTTTGGAGGAACAACTCACCATGTCACACAAAGAG TTGGCTTACCTCAGGGAGAAGAGCTGCCAGAAGAGGGGATTGGCAGATGGAACCAGTGAGGTCAACCACAACTCTGAAAATACACCAAGCACTAATGGGAAG CGGTCATCTGATGGATCACTCAGTCAGGAGGATGAGTCGGGTCCTGGTTTCGGCAAGGTTGGGGAACTCCAGGAAGTGGTCGACCGACAGACCGCTGATCTGGGCCAGATGAAGGAGCGCATGGCTGCAATGGCATCCCGAAACAGTGAGCTGGAGGAAGATCTGGACACCGCCAGAAAAGACCTCATCAAGTCTGAAGACATGAATACACGATTACAAAGAGACCTCAGAGAA TCTATGGCTCAGAAGGAGGATATGGAAGAAAGGATCACCACTCTGGAGAAGCGCTACCTGGCAGCTCAGCGGGAGGCTACATCCGTCCACGACCTGAATGACAAGCTGGAGAATGAAGTAGCTAACAAGGAGTCCCTCTTTAGACAA ACTGAAGACCGAAACCGGCAGCTCCAAGAGAAACTGGAACTAGCTGAGCAGAAGCTGCAGCAGACTATCCGGAAAGCCGAGACTCTGCCAGAGGTGGAGGCTGAACTAGCACAAAGAGTAGCTGCCCTCACTAAG GCAGAGGAACGCCATGGTAATGTGGAAGAGAGATTGAGGCAGCATGAGGCCCAGTTGGAGGAAAAGAACCAGGAACTGCTCAGG GCAAGGCAGAGAGAGAAGATGAATGAGGATCACAACAAGCGTCTTTCTGAGACAGTGGACAAGCTCCTGTCTGAGTCCAATGAGAGACTCCAGCTTCACCTTAAAGAGAGGATGTCTGCTCTGGAGGACAAG AATGCCCTCATAAGGGAACTGGAGCACACCAAAAAGCTGATTGAGGAGTCTCACCATGAAAAG GAACAACTCTTGATTCAGATCGAAACGTTGAGGGCCGAAAATGAGCAGGGTAGAAGCAGGAGCAACTCGTTACTTCATGG GCGATCACAGCTGGGAAGCACCCCAGATTTCAGGTATCCAGTGTCTGCTTCCTCTATGATGGACAGCAACTCAGATCACTATGGCAGTGCTCTTGTATTGAGGCGGCCCCAAAAAGGAAGAGTAGCAGCACTTCGAGATGAGCCATCCAAG GTGCAGACCCTTAATGAGCAGGAGTGGGAGCGTGTCCAACAGGCCAATGTGCTTGCTAATGTGGCCCAGGCTTTTGAGAGTGATATGGATGCCTCAGACCTGGAAGAGGACAGAGAGACTATCTTCAGCTCTGTTGATCTTCTGTCGCCTGGTGGTCAGGCAGATGCACAGACACTGGCCTTAATGCTGCAGGAGCAACTTGACGCTATCAACAATGAAATTAG AATGATTCAAGAAGAGAAGGAAAACACAGCCATCCGAGCTGAGGAGATTGAGTGCAGGGTGGGCAGTGGCGACAACCTTGGAGGACGTTTCCGCTCAATGAGCTCCTTACCGCCTTCACTGTGTGCAGGCTCTCCTATTGGCAGCTCTCCTCCAGGCTCTGGCCACTCAACACCAAGACGTATTCCTCATAGCCCCCACAGAGAATTAGACCGGATGGGTGTCATGACCCTG CCTAGTGACCTGCGCAAGCACCGCAGGAAG TCTGCTCAGGATGACAAAACCACTATTCAGTGTGAGACATCACCCCCCACCACTCCACGCTCTATGCACCTAAACAGGGAAGCTGGTCATGCTGCCAGCCACGAGGACATAAGAGACATTCGAGG TCTGATTGGCATACAAGATGGGCAGGGTAGCAACCCCAGCAGCAGTAACAGCAGCCAGGACTCTCTCAACAAAGCAGCCAAAAAGAAGAGCATTAAGTCTTCTATTGGACGCCTTTTCGGGAAGAAGGAAAAGGGCCGCATTCCTGGAAAGGACTCTCCCAGTCAAG CTGGTACTCCTGAAGCAGAGAGCTCACCTAAGGATGGCCTTGGAATGAGCACCCTGGGAGGCCCTGCAGAAAAGAACAGAAAACTGCAGAAGAA GCATGAACTGTTAGATGAAGCGCGCAGGCAGGGCCTGCCTTTTGCACAATGGGATGGACCAACCGTTGTCGTTTGGCTTGAG CTGTGGGTGGGCATGCCTGCTTGGTATGTAGCAGCTTGCCGTGCAAACGTAAAGAGCGGAGCCATTATGTCAGCACTTTCCGACACTGAAATCCAGAGGGAGATTGGCATCAGCAACCCATTACATCGTTTAAAACTTCGTCTTGCCATCCAGGAAATCATGTCGCTCACCAGTCCTTCTGCTCCTCCCACCTCCAGAACG GAGGATGACGAAAGCAGCTGGGCCCAG ACATTGGCGTATGGAGACATGAATCACGAATGGATCGGTAATGAGTGGCTACCCAGCTTGGGTCTACCACAGTATCGTTCATACTTCATGGAGTCCCTGGTGGACGCCCGCATGCTTGATCACCTTACCAAGAAAGACCTCCGCGGACAGCTGAAGATGGTTGACAGTTTCCACAG GAACAGTTTTCAGTGCGGAGTAATGTGTTTAAGGAGGCTCAACTATGACCGGAAAGAGCTGGAGAGGAGAAGGGAAGAGTCTCAGCTGGAGTTTAATG ATGTGCTAGTGTGGAGTAACGAGCGTCTGATAAATTGGGTTCAGGCTATCGGGCTGAAAGAGTACAGTGCCAACCTGTATGAAAGTGGTGTCCATGGCGCATTGCTCTCCCTGGATGAAACCTTTGATCACAATACCCTGGCACTACTGCTGCAAATTCCCACACAGAACACTCAG GCCAGAGCAACTCTTGAGCGGGAATACAACAGTTTGCTGGCCATTGGTACAGACAGGAGGATGGAAGAG GATGACGACAAGAACTTCCGTCGAGCTCCCTCATGGAGAAAGAAGTTCAGACCCAAAGACATGAGGGGGGTGCCTTTGGGAGTTTCCGACACTCTGCCCGCCAATTTCAGGGTGACCAGCAGCAACACATCATCTGCCTCCACACAGCCAAAGAGGAGCCCAATGGACG GTAACCGCTGGTCAGAAGACGAAGGGGAATTCCCTGCTTTCAAGACCAGGATGATGAACTAA
- the ppfia1 gene encoding liprin-alpha-1 isoform X2: protein MMCEVMPTISETEGPNGGGTGRRGSSSPLQSDSEGHFESLMVSMLEERDRLLETLRETQENLSLAQGKLHEVGHERDSLQRQLNTALPQEFAALTKEVNMCREQLLEKEEEIAELKAERNNTRLLLEHLECLVSRHERSLRMTVVKRQAQSPAGVSSEVEVLKALKSLFEHHKALDEKVRERLRVALERCSALEEQLTMSHKELAYLREKSCQKRGLADGTSEVNHNSENTPSTNGKRSSDGSLSQEDESGPGFGKVGELQEVVDRQTADLGQMKERMAAMASRNSELEEDLDTARKDLIKSEDMNTRLQRDLRESMAQKEDMEERITTLEKRYLAAQREATSVHDLNDKLENEVANKESLFRQTEDRNRQLQEKLELAEQKLQQTIRKAETLPEVEAELAQRVAALTKAEERHGNVEERLRQHEAQLEEKNQELLRARQREKMNEDHNKRLSETVDKLLSESNERLQLHLKERMSALEDKNALIRELEHTKKLIEESHHEKEQLLIQIETLRAENEQGRSRSNSLLHGRSQLGSTPDFRYPVSASSMMDSNSDHYGSALVLRRPQKGRVAALRDEPSKVQTLNEQEWERVQQANVLANVAQAFESDMDASDLEEDRETIFSSVDLLSPGGQADAQTLALMLQEQLDAINNEIRMIQEEKENTAIRAEEIECRVGSGDNLGGRFRSMSSLPPSLCAGSPIGSSPPGSGHSTPRRIPHSPHRELDRMGVMTLPSDLRKHRRKSAQDDKTTIQCETSPPTTPRSMHLNREAGHAASHEDIRDIRGLIGIQDGQGSNPSSSNSSQDSLNKAAKKKSIKSSIGRLFGKKEKGRIPGKDSPSQAGTPEAESSPKDGLGMSTLGGPAEKNRKLQKKHELLDEARRQGLPFAQWDGPTVVVWLELWVGMPAWYVAACRANVKSGAIMSALSDTEIQREIGISNPLHRLKLRLAIQEIMSLTSPSAPPTSRTTTGNVWVTHEEMESLAATPPTEDDESSWAQTLAYGDMNHEWIGNEWLPSLGLPQYRSYFMESLVDARMLDHLTKKDLRGQLKMVDSFHRNSFQCGVMCLRRLNYDRKELERRREESQLEFNDVLVWSNERLINWVQAIGLKEYSANLYESGVHGALLSLDETFDHNTLALLLQIPTQNTQARATLEREYNSLLAIGTDRRMEEDDDKNFRRAPSWRKKFRPKDMRGVPLGVSDTLPANFRVTSSNTSSASTQPKRSPMDGSQSIQRLDTATVRTYSC, encoded by the exons GAGTTTGCAGCACTAACAAAAGAGGTAAACATGTGCCGGGAACAACTTCTAGAAAAGGAGGAAGAGATTGCAGAACTGAAAGCTGAGAGAAACAACACACGG CTCCTCTTGGAGCATTTGGAGTGCCTGGTTTCTCGTCATGAACGTAGTCTGAGGATGACGGTAGTGAAACGCCAAGCTCAGTCTCCTGCAGGAGTCTCAAGTGAAGTGGAAGTCCTAAAAGCCCTTAAGTCACTTTTTGAACACCATAAAGCCCTTGATGAGAAG gtAAGGGAGAGGCTGCGAGTCGCCTTGGAAAGATGCAGTGCTTTGGAGGAACAACTCACCATGTCACACAAAGAG TTGGCTTACCTCAGGGAGAAGAGCTGCCAGAAGAGGGGATTGGCAGATGGAACCAGTGAGGTCAACCACAACTCTGAAAATACACCAAGCACTAATGGGAAG CGGTCATCTGATGGATCACTCAGTCAGGAGGATGAGTCGGGTCCTGGTTTCGGCAAGGTTGGGGAACTCCAGGAAGTGGTCGACCGACAGACCGCTGATCTGGGCCAGATGAAGGAGCGCATGGCTGCAATGGCATCCCGAAACAGTGAGCTGGAGGAAGATCTGGACACCGCCAGAAAAGACCTCATCAAGTCTGAAGACATGAATACACGATTACAAAGAGACCTCAGAGAA TCTATGGCTCAGAAGGAGGATATGGAAGAAAGGATCACCACTCTGGAGAAGCGCTACCTGGCAGCTCAGCGGGAGGCTACATCCGTCCACGACCTGAATGACAAGCTGGAGAATGAAGTAGCTAACAAGGAGTCCCTCTTTAGACAA ACTGAAGACCGAAACCGGCAGCTCCAAGAGAAACTGGAACTAGCTGAGCAGAAGCTGCAGCAGACTATCCGGAAAGCCGAGACTCTGCCAGAGGTGGAGGCTGAACTAGCACAAAGAGTAGCTGCCCTCACTAAG GCAGAGGAACGCCATGGTAATGTGGAAGAGAGATTGAGGCAGCATGAGGCCCAGTTGGAGGAAAAGAACCAGGAACTGCTCAGG GCAAGGCAGAGAGAGAAGATGAATGAGGATCACAACAAGCGTCTTTCTGAGACAGTGGACAAGCTCCTGTCTGAGTCCAATGAGAGACTCCAGCTTCACCTTAAAGAGAGGATGTCTGCTCTGGAGGACAAG AATGCCCTCATAAGGGAACTGGAGCACACCAAAAAGCTGATTGAGGAGTCTCACCATGAAAAG GAACAACTCTTGATTCAGATCGAAACGTTGAGGGCCGAAAATGAGCAGGGTAGAAGCAGGAGCAACTCGTTACTTCATGG GCGATCACAGCTGGGAAGCACCCCAGATTTCAGGTATCCAGTGTCTGCTTCCTCTATGATGGACAGCAACTCAGATCACTATGGCAGTGCTCTTGTATTGAGGCGGCCCCAAAAAGGAAGAGTAGCAGCACTTCGAGATGAGCCATCCAAG GTGCAGACCCTTAATGAGCAGGAGTGGGAGCGTGTCCAACAGGCCAATGTGCTTGCTAATGTGGCCCAGGCTTTTGAGAGTGATATGGATGCCTCAGACCTGGAAGAGGACAGAGAGACTATCTTCAGCTCTGTTGATCTTCTGTCGCCTGGTGGTCAGGCAGATGCACAGACACTGGCCTTAATGCTGCAGGAGCAACTTGACGCTATCAACAATGAAATTAG AATGATTCAAGAAGAGAAGGAAAACACAGCCATCCGAGCTGAGGAGATTGAGTGCAGGGTGGGCAGTGGCGACAACCTTGGAGGACGTTTCCGCTCAATGAGCTCCTTACCGCCTTCACTGTGTGCAGGCTCTCCTATTGGCAGCTCTCCTCCAGGCTCTGGCCACTCAACACCAAGACGTATTCCTCATAGCCCCCACAGAGAATTAGACCGGATGGGTGTCATGACCCTG CCTAGTGACCTGCGCAAGCACCGCAGGAAG TCTGCTCAGGATGACAAAACCACTATTCAGTGTGAGACATCACCCCCCACCACTCCACGCTCTATGCACCTAAACAGGGAAGCTGGTCATGCTGCCAGCCACGAGGACATAAGAGACATTCGAGG TCTGATTGGCATACAAGATGGGCAGGGTAGCAACCCCAGCAGCAGTAACAGCAGCCAGGACTCTCTCAACAAAGCAGCCAAAAAGAAGAGCATTAAGTCTTCTATTGGACGCCTTTTCGGGAAGAAGGAAAAGGGCCGCATTCCTGGAAAGGACTCTCCCAGTCAAG CTGGTACTCCTGAAGCAGAGAGCTCACCTAAGGATGGCCTTGGAATGAGCACCCTGGGAGGCCCTGCAGAAAAGAACAGAAAACTGCAGAAGAA GCATGAACTGTTAGATGAAGCGCGCAGGCAGGGCCTGCCTTTTGCACAATGGGATGGACCAACCGTTGTCGTTTGGCTTGAG CTGTGGGTGGGCATGCCTGCTTGGTATGTAGCAGCTTGCCGTGCAAACGTAAAGAGCGGAGCCATTATGTCAGCACTTTCCGACACTGAAATCCAGAGGGAGATTGGCATCAGCAACCCATTACATCGTTTAAAACTTCGTCTTGCCATCCAGGAAATCATGTCGCTCACCAGTCCTTCTGCTCCTCCCACCTCCAGAACG ACCACAGGAAACGTTTGGGTCACTCATGAAGAAATGGAAAGTTTGGCAGCTACACCTCCCACG GAGGATGACGAAAGCAGCTGGGCCCAG ACATTGGCGTATGGAGACATGAATCACGAATGGATCGGTAATGAGTGGCTACCCAGCTTGGGTCTACCACAGTATCGTTCATACTTCATGGAGTCCCTGGTGGACGCCCGCATGCTTGATCACCTTACCAAGAAAGACCTCCGCGGACAGCTGAAGATGGTTGACAGTTTCCACAG GAACAGTTTTCAGTGCGGAGTAATGTGTTTAAGGAGGCTCAACTATGACCGGAAAGAGCTGGAGAGGAGAAGGGAAGAGTCTCAGCTGGAGTTTAATG ATGTGCTAGTGTGGAGTAACGAGCGTCTGATAAATTGGGTTCAGGCTATCGGGCTGAAAGAGTACAGTGCCAACCTGTATGAAAGTGGTGTCCATGGCGCATTGCTCTCCCTGGATGAAACCTTTGATCACAATACCCTGGCACTACTGCTGCAAATTCCCACACAGAACACTCAG GCCAGAGCAACTCTTGAGCGGGAATACAACAGTTTGCTGGCCATTGGTACAGACAGGAGGATGGAAGAG GATGACGACAAGAACTTCCGTCGAGCTCCCTCATGGAGAAAGAAGTTCAGACCCAAAGACATGAGGGGGGTGCCTTTGGGAGTTTCCGACACTCTGCCCGCCAATTTCAGGGTGACCAGCAGCAACACATCATCTGCCTCCACACAGCCAAAGAGGAGCCCAATGGACG GAAGCCAGTCTATACAGAGGCTGGACACTGCTACTGTCAGGACCTACTCTTGCTAA